The Palleronia sp. THAF1 genome window below encodes:
- the uppS gene encoding polyprenyl diphosphate synthase, with product MSDQKNGPRHVACIMDGNGRWAQARGRPRLFGHHAGAQRVRDVVKACPDLGVEYLTIFAFSTENWKRTQTEVAGLMKLFRRYIQSEARELLAAGVRVRFIGDRVRLSPKLSKMMDELELLTSRNDKLHLTIALNYGGRDEIGRATKRLAKEVAAGRLSPDDVDETTLARFLDTCFLPDPDLVIRTSGEARISNFLLWQSAYAEYEFIDTLWPDFTPAVFAETVGRYGNRERRFGAVTA from the coding sequence ATGAGCGATCAGAAAAACGGACCTCGTCATGTCGCCTGCATCATGGACGGCAACGGACGCTGGGCACAGGCGCGCGGTCGGCCCCGTCTTTTCGGGCACCATGCAGGTGCCCAACGCGTCAGGGATGTGGTCAAGGCCTGCCCCGACCTGGGCGTAGAATATTTGACGATCTTCGCCTTCTCGACAGAAAACTGGAAGCGCACGCAGACTGAAGTGGCAGGGCTGATGAAGCTTTTTCGTCGCTACATTCAGTCAGAGGCGCGCGAGTTGCTGGCCGCGGGTGTGCGCGTGCGCTTCATTGGTGACCGCGTGCGGTTGAGCCCCAAGCTATCGAAGATGATGGATGAGCTGGAGCTTTTGACCAGCCGCAACGACAAGCTGCACCTTACCATCGCGCTGAACTACGGTGGCCGGGACGAGATTGGCCGCGCGACGAAGCGTCTGGCCAAGGAAGTCGCGGCGGGGCGGTTGAGCCCGGATGATGTGGATGAAACCACGCTCGCCCGCTTCCTCGACACTTGTTTCCTACCCGACCCCGACCTTGTGATCCGTACCAGCGGCGAAGCGCGGATCAGCAACTTCCTGCTGTGGCAGTCAGCTTATGCAGAGTACGAGTTCATCGACACCCTTTGGCCCGATTTCACGCCCGCCGTCTTTGCCGAGACTGTGGGCCGCTACGGCAACCGCGAACGTCGTTTCGGTGCCGTGACCGCATGA
- the frr gene encoding ribosome recycling factor has product MADDIEIDTDDLQRRMDGAMAALRQEFASLRTGRASASMVEPIMVDAYGAPTPINQVGTVNVPEPRMVTITIWDKTLVSKAEKAIRESGLGINPVIDGTTIRLPIPELNEERRTQLAKVAGTYAENTRVAIRNVRRDGMDQLKKAKNDGMGEDDQKLWQAEIQEMTDGYIKKVDEALETKQQEIMQV; this is encoded by the coding sequence ATGGCCGACGACATCGAAATCGACACCGACGATCTGCAACGGCGCATGGACGGCGCGATGGCTGCTCTGCGCCAGGAATTCGCATCGCTGCGCACGGGCCGGGCGTCCGCCTCCATGGTCGAGCCGATCATGGTCGACGCTTACGGCGCGCCGACGCCGATCAATCAGGTCGGCACGGTCAACGTGCCAGAGCCCCGGATGGTGACGATCACGATCTGGGACAAGACGCTGGTTAGTAAGGCCGAAAAAGCAATCCGCGAGTCCGGTCTGGGCATCAACCCGGTGATCGACGGCACGACCATCCGCCTGCCGATCCCTGAACTGAACGAGGAGCGCCGCACTCAGCTTGCGAAGGTCGCTGGCACCTACGCCGAGAACACCCGCGTCGCCATCCGCAACGTCCGCCGGGACGGCATGGACCAGCTGAAGAAGGCGAAGAACGACGGCATGGGCGAGGACGATCAGAAGCTGTGGCAGGCCGAGATCCAAGAGATGACGGACGGCTACATCAAGAAAGTGGACGAGGCGTTGGAAACCAAGCAGCAGGAAATCATGCAGGTGTGA